The following proteins are encoded in a genomic region of Montipora foliosa isolate CH-2021 chromosome 8, ASM3666993v2, whole genome shotgun sequence:
- the LOC138013061 gene encoding uncharacterized protein, producing the protein MKIIVACFTFLYLLKESYGDKLCTYTTYSNYYRNYVVSSYRCSTTEYCCNYHRCCTYAYARWYLWFILVVFGFGVFLAWWYYRHRYLRGLRISGVQRSAMQVTQGGPAIITDGQVNVIRVNAPQPMYPQGGPVAVIPGGTRVPYAAYPPPLFGQVQKYQAPPPPYTSIVKHGTTSTTTTIQ; encoded by the exons TCCTATGGAGATAAACTATGCACCTACACTACATACAGCAACTACTATCGCAATTATGTGGTTAGCTCTTACAG GTGTTCAACGACTGAATACTGCTGTAATTATCACCGTTGCTGTACTTATGCTTATGCAAGATGGTATCTCTG GTTTATCCTGGTGGTGTTTGGTTTTGGTGTTTTCCTGGCCTGGTGGTACTATCGTCATCGATATCTTCGAGGTCTTCGTATTTCAGGTGTACAAAGGAGTGCCATGCAAGTTACCCAAGGAGGTCCGGCTATTATCACAGATGGACAGGTGAATGTCATAAGGGTGAATGCACCACAACCTATGTACCCACAAGGAGGACCTGTTGCTGTTATTCCTGGTGGTACAAGAGTGCCGTACGCTGCTTATCCACCTCCTTTATTTGGCCAAGTGCAAAAGTATCAGGCACCACCTCCGCCCTACACAAGCATTGTAAAGCATGGAACAACTTCTACCACAACCACTATTcaatga